The Sulfurospirillum oryzae genome includes a region encoding these proteins:
- a CDS encoding GNAT family N-acetyltransferase, translating to MTNPFLIGKNIYLRGLNVEDAQGDYPSWLNDEEVCQYSEHHVFPYTKAQAIQYIEQLSSQNDRIMLAIVDKQSNTHIGNITLLAISSLHRSAEFSILIGNKNFHGKGISKEASMLLLDHGFNTMNLHRICCGTMVSNTAMQRLALSVGMLQEGIFRDEVYKEGTYHNTVRFSILKDEFNAKKHQSEKHS from the coding sequence GTGACTAATCCTTTTTTAATTGGTAAAAACATCTATCTTCGTGGGTTAAATGTTGAAGATGCACAAGGTGATTATCCGAGTTGGTTAAACGATGAAGAAGTGTGCCAGTACAGTGAACATCATGTTTTTCCCTACACTAAAGCCCAAGCCATTCAGTACATTGAACAACTCTCTTCTCAAAATGACCGTATTATGCTTGCGATTGTGGACAAACAAAGCAACACACATATCGGTAACATTACCCTGCTTGCCATCTCATCGTTGCACCGCAGTGCAGAATTTTCCATTCTTATCGGCAATAAAAATTTCCACGGCAAAGGCATTTCCAAAGAAGCATCCATGCTACTTCTCGACCATGGTTTCAATACAATGAACTTGCACCGCATCTGTTGCGGAACAATGGTTTCCAACACAGCCATGCAACGTCTAGCCCTTTCTGTGGGAATGCTACAAGAAGGCATTTTTAGAGATGAAGTTTACAAAGAGGGAACCTACCATAACACCGTTCGTTTTAGTATCCTCAAAGATGAATTTAACGCAAAAAAACACCAATCGGAGAAACACTCATGA
- a CDS encoding DegT/DnrJ/EryC1/StrS family aminotransferase has translation MKKLAINGAEKVRSKPFPAYNTIGAEEEEAVLRVLRSGKLSTYLGAWHEDFYGGSEVRAFEKEWAEFFGVKHAISVNSATSGLICAVGAAGIEAGDEVIVSPYTMSASAVAPLFYGGIPVFADVEKDTYCLDPKSVEQKITPKTKAIIVVDIFGQPYDVEAINALAKKHNLIVIEDAAQAPGAMYKNEFAGTLGDMGVFSLNYHKHIHSGEGGVIVTNDDALANKLQLIRNHAESVIANKGFSAPSELVNMVGFNFRMTEMECAVAREQLKKLPSLLQTRQENVAYINEALKSIPCLKTTTTRKHVKHAFYVHPLEFDASLAGIHRDVFIKAVKAELPRTIMRDDSDVLMGCGYVKPIYLQPLFAHKIAFGSKGYPFNLSNVTYQKGDCPVCESLHFERLFTHELMRPGMSREDMDDVVRAFAKVWENKEELK, from the coding sequence ATGAAAAAATTAGCCATCAACGGCGCAGAAAAGGTAAGATCCAAACCTTTCCCCGCTTACAACACCATAGGGGCAGAGGAAGAAGAAGCCGTATTACGCGTACTTCGCAGTGGGAAACTCTCCACCTACCTTGGCGCTTGGCATGAGGATTTTTACGGTGGAAGTGAAGTACGTGCTTTTGAGAAAGAGTGGGCTGAGTTTTTTGGTGTCAAACATGCCATCAGTGTCAACTCCGCTACTTCGGGACTTATTTGCGCTGTAGGAGCCGCTGGGATCGAAGCGGGTGATGAAGTCATCGTGAGCCCCTACACCATGTCCGCCTCAGCCGTTGCTCCGCTTTTTTACGGCGGTATTCCCGTATTTGCCGATGTTGAAAAAGACACCTATTGTTTAGACCCAAAAAGTGTCGAGCAAAAAATCACTCCAAAAACCAAAGCCATCATCGTAGTGGATATTTTTGGACAACCTTATGACGTAGAAGCCATCAACGCACTTGCTAAAAAACATAACCTCATCGTTATCGAAGATGCCGCTCAAGCACCAGGTGCGATGTATAAAAACGAATTTGCCGGAACATTGGGCGATATGGGTGTTTTTTCACTCAATTACCACAAGCATATCCACTCAGGTGAAGGCGGTGTTATCGTCACCAATGATGACGCACTGGCGAATAAACTCCAACTCATCCGCAACCACGCCGAATCGGTCATCGCCAATAAAGGCTTTAGCGCACCAAGCGAGCTTGTCAACATGGTCGGCTTTAACTTTCGTATGACAGAGATGGAGTGTGCGGTGGCGCGTGAACAGCTCAAAAAACTCCCCTCTTTACTTCAAACACGTCAAGAAAATGTCGCCTACATCAACGAGGCGCTTAAAAGCATTCCTTGCCTTAAAACAACCACAACACGCAAACATGTCAAACATGCTTTTTACGTGCATCCTTTAGAGTTTGACGCAAGCCTTGCTGGTATCCACCGTGATGTTTTCATCAAAGCGGTCAAAGCCGAACTACCTCGAACCATCATGCGCGATGACTCTGATGTTTTGATGGGATGCGGGTATGTGAAACCGATTTATCTGCAACCACTTTTTGCGCACAAAATTGCGTTTGGCAGCAAAGGCTATCCATTTAACCTCTCCAATGTAACGTACCAAAAAGGCGACTGCCCCGTGTGTGAGAGTCTGCATTTTGAACGTCTTTTTACCCATGAACTTATGCGCCCAGGAATGAGCAGAGAAGATATGGACGATGTAGTAAGAGCGTTTGCGAAAGTATGGGAAAACAAAGAGGAATTAAAGTAA
- a CDS encoding Gfo/Idh/MocA family protein: protein MQKSLSCAIVGAGSIGGLIDSPHSANIASHAHAFLKHPNCKLVAICEPNSANQSAFIGRWGKMGVYHSLDALLQYETIDLLAIASPTQFHANALEEALHVKSLQAIICEKPLVATAQELAHLAPLLLSSEKKILIHLMRRYDPSFIKLANDIAAQKWGKAMRFQGIFTKGLLHNGVHMLAVLSHFFGEIQSLKSLHVKRLHEDIGGDFEVTCKDARGVLSCMEDLPYSAFELTIWFENGKLEIKEGGSHIESFIKVPSPLYEGYFSLEHEETLPNTLKDYALHSLEFLLQNDDITCKQILQEQINVHAKIFETIAKEKQK from the coding sequence ATGCAAAAATCTCTTTCATGTGCCATTGTTGGAGCAGGAAGCATCGGCGGTTTGATCGACTCGCCTCATAGTGCGAACATTGCCTCACATGCCCATGCCTTTTTGAAGCATCCAAATTGCAAACTTGTCGCTATTTGCGAACCTAACAGTGCAAATCAAAGTGCGTTTATCGGGCGTTGGGGGAAAATGGGAGTTTACCACTCACTGGATGCTCTTTTGCAGTATGAAACCATCGACCTGCTCGCTATTGCCTCGCCCACACAATTTCATGCAAATGCATTGGAAGAGGCTTTACATGTAAAAAGTTTGCAAGCCATTATCTGCGAAAAACCGTTGGTTGCAACCGCTCAAGAATTAGCCCACCTAGCGCCTTTACTTCTTTCGAGCGAGAAAAAAATCCTGATTCATCTGATGAGACGGTATGACCCCTCTTTTATCAAACTTGCCAATGACATTGCCGCACAAAAATGGGGCAAAGCCATGCGCTTTCAAGGCATTTTCACCAAAGGATTACTGCACAATGGCGTACACATGCTAGCCGTTTTGAGTCACTTTTTTGGTGAAATACAGAGTCTTAAATCGTTACATGTAAAACGTTTACACGAAGACATCGGTGGCGATTTTGAGGTGACATGTAAAGATGCTAGGGGCGTGCTAAGTTGCATGGAAGATCTTCCTTATTCGGCATTTGAACTTACCATCTGGTTTGAAAATGGCAAGCTAGAGATCAAAGAGGGAGGCTCTCACATTGAGTCGTTTATCAAAGTACCCTCACCTTTGTACGAAGGCTATTTTAGTTTGGAACACGAAGAAACCCTCCCCAATACATTAAAAGACTATGCCCTGCATTCCCTTGAATTTTTACTCCAAAACGACGATATAACCTGCAAACAGATCTTGCAAGAACAGATCAATGTTCATGCGAAAATTTTTGAAACCATTGCAAAAGAGAAACAAAAATGA
- the pseI gene encoding pseudaminic acid synthase: MNIGNFDLNSTQTLIIAELSANHGNSIETAKETIRAAKKAGADAIKLQTYTADTLTLNCNKEDFVVKGGTLWDNKTLYELYKEAYTPWEWHAELFACAKEEGLLCFSTPFDKSAVDFLEQFDPPAYKVASFEITDYELVRYMASKQRPMIISTGIATLNEIEDVVRICQREDNSDIILLQCTSSYPAPLEGANLLTIPDLAKRFGVIAGFSDHTLGITAPITAVALGAKVIEKHFILDKAIGGADASFSLDVEAFTAMVQAVREAEKLLGKPTYNTDVKTIKGRQFARSLYIAKDIAKGEVLSEENIRSIRPGYGLHPRFLKDVLGKRAKENLSFGERLCKEDFE, from the coding sequence ATGAACATCGGTAATTTTGATTTAAATAGCACACAAACACTTATCATAGCGGAGCTTTCCGCAAACCATGGGAACAGCATCGAAACCGCCAAAGAGACCATAAGAGCGGCTAAAAAAGCGGGGGCTGATGCCATTAAGCTTCAAACCTATACGGCTGACACCTTAACACTCAACTGTAACAAAGAGGATTTCGTCGTCAAAGGCGGCACGCTTTGGGATAATAAAACACTCTATGAACTCTACAAAGAAGCCTACACACCGTGGGAGTGGCACGCAGAGCTTTTTGCATGCGCTAAAGAAGAAGGACTCCTCTGTTTTTCGACACCGTTTGACAAAAGCGCTGTGGATTTTTTAGAGCAATTTGACCCGCCAGCTTATAAAGTAGCCAGTTTTGAAATCACGGACTACGAACTCGTTCGCTATATGGCGTCCAAACAAAGACCTATGATTATCTCCACGGGCATTGCTACACTTAATGAAATTGAAGATGTTGTGCGCATTTGCCAAAGGGAAGATAACTCTGATATTATTTTATTGCAATGCACCTCATCTTACCCTGCCCCACTTGAGGGCGCAAACCTCCTTACCATACCCGATCTTGCCAAACGTTTTGGCGTTATTGCTGGTTTTTCAGACCACACGTTAGGCATCACCGCACCGATTACCGCCGTGGCACTGGGCGCTAAAGTCATCGAAAAGCATTTCATTTTAGACAAAGCCATCGGTGGCGCGGATGCAAGTTTTTCACTCGATGTTGAGGCCTTTACCGCAATGGTTCAAGCCGTACGTGAGGCCGAAAAATTGCTAGGAAAACCCACCTACAACACCGATGTAAAAACGATTAAAGGCAGACAATTTGCACGCAGCCTTTATATCGCCAAAGATATTGCCAAAGGGGAAGTTTTGAGCGAAGAAAATATCCGCTCTATTCGCCCAGGGTATGGACTCCATCCACGATTCCTCAAAGATGTTTTAGGCAAACGTGCCAAAGAAAATTTGAGCTTTGGAGAGAGACTTTGCAAGGAAGATTTCGAGTGA
- the pseH gene encoding UDP-4-amino-4,6-dideoxy-N-acetyl-beta-L-altrosamine N-acetyltransferase produces the protein MRLYLCNFTTLSEPQKKMILAWRNHENVKAYMYNVNDISEAEHFAFIEALKTREDRRYFLVQHEGVDIGVIDFNDISATSATLGLYANPKLDQKGIGSLLMQSIVEYAFKRLKVNILKAEVFEDNIKAKALYEKFGFCEKERKMVNEKEVICMELTNEHR, from the coding sequence ATGCGTCTTTATTTATGCAACTTTACAACGCTCAGTGAGCCTCAAAAAAAGATGATTTTAGCATGGCGAAATCACGAAAATGTCAAAGCGTACATGTACAATGTTAATGACATCAGCGAAGCGGAGCATTTTGCATTTATTGAGGCTTTAAAAACACGCGAGGATAGACGTTACTTCTTAGTACAACATGAAGGTGTTGACATTGGTGTTATCGACTTTAATGACATTTCAGCCACTTCTGCAACACTGGGACTCTACGCAAACCCAAAGCTCGATCAAAAAGGGATTGGTTCGCTTTTGATGCAAAGCATTGTAGAGTATGCGTTTAAGAGATTAAAGGTGAACATACTCAAAGCGGAAGTTTTTGAGGACAACATCAAGGCCAAAGCATTGTATGAAAAATTTGGATTTTGCGAAAAAGAGCGTAAAATGGTCAATGAAAAAGAGGTTATTTGCATGGAGCTAACCAATGAACATCGGTAA
- the pseG gene encoding UDP-2,4-diacetamido-2,4,6-trideoxy-beta-L-altropyranose hydrolase, with the protein MKTLIRADSSSTIGLGHIMRDLVLAKSFEGEVLFACQNLEGNIIASIPYEVKILQSNDAEELIALIKTLHVKLLVIDHYGIDAPFEQRVKEATGVKILSLDDTYQAHDCDILLNHNISADKTRYKGLVPPRCELRCGILYTLIRDEFKDEKKQTREKIYDVLVAMGGTDASNITLCILKTLPQSLHVSVLTTTANAHLRELQNYVKDKPNIALHVNSNEVAKLLHQSRFAIVTPSVMVHEVLFMEVPFIAIKVASNQDDMFAYLQKQEYPVLKEWDASLFMQLYNAQ; encoded by the coding sequence ATGAAGACACTCATACGAGCCGATAGTTCAAGCACCATCGGACTTGGGCATATCATGCGAGATTTAGTGCTTGCCAAAAGTTTTGAGGGCGAAGTGCTCTTTGCCTGCCAAAACCTAGAGGGCAATATCATCGCCTCCATTCCTTACGAAGTCAAAATCTTACAATCAAACGATGCCGAAGAGCTCATTGCACTCATTAAAACGTTACATGTAAAACTCTTGGTGATCGATCACTACGGCATTGATGCGCCATTTGAGCAAAGAGTCAAAGAGGCTACAGGAGTGAAAATCCTCAGCCTAGATGACACCTACCAAGCGCATGACTGCGATATTTTGCTTAACCACAATATTTCAGCCGACAAAACGCGGTATAAAGGTTTAGTGCCTCCACGGTGCGAACTTCGTTGTGGAATTTTATACACGCTCATTCGCGATGAGTTTAAAGATGAAAAAAAGCAAACGCGTGAGAAAATCTACGATGTTTTAGTCGCCATGGGCGGAACGGACGCATCGAACATTACGCTTTGCATTTTAAAAACACTTCCCCAATCTTTACATGTAAGCGTTCTTACAACCACGGCGAATGCGCATCTAAGAGAGCTTCAAAACTACGTCAAAGATAAGCCCAACATTGCTTTACATGTAAACTCCAACGAAGTCGCCAAACTGCTGCACCAAAGCCGCTTTGCCATCGTAACACCTAGCGTTATGGTACATGAGGTGCTTTTCATGGAAGTACCTTTTATAGCGATTAAAGTGGCAAGCAATCAAGACGATATGTTTGCATATCTTCAAAAACAGGAGTACCCTGTTTTAAAGGAGTGGGATGCGTCTTTATTTATGCAACTTTACAACGCTCAGTGA
- the pseF gene encoding pseudaminic acid cytidylyltransferase: protein MRLAIIPARGGSKRIPRKNIKAFCGKPMIAYSIEAAQKSGCFDKIVVSTDDEEIATLARSLGAEVPFMRPKELSDDHTATIPVIAHAITASVHDISEVEAVCCIYATAPFVQPKYIQEAYTKLLTCKAAYCFSATSFPFPIQRAIRLTKEDRVEMFSPEHFNTRSQDLEEAYHDAGQFYWGTPEAWLEGQVIFAPHSTAVLLPRHLVQDIDTPEDWMRAEFMFKALALS from the coding sequence ATGAGACTAGCCATCATCCCAGCACGTGGAGGCAGTAAACGCATTCCTCGTAAAAATATCAAAGCATTTTGTGGCAAACCGATGATCGCCTATAGCATTGAAGCAGCTCAAAAAAGCGGTTGTTTTGACAAAATTGTTGTGAGTACGGACGATGAAGAGATTGCAACATTGGCACGCTCCCTAGGAGCTGAAGTTCCCTTTATGCGCCCCAAGGAACTCAGTGATGACCACACGGCAACCATTCCCGTCATCGCCCATGCCATCACGGCTTCGGTTCACGACATCAGCGAGGTTGAAGCGGTCTGTTGCATCTACGCCACCGCCCCTTTTGTGCAACCAAAATACATCCAAGAAGCCTATACAAAACTGCTTACATGTAAAGCAGCGTATTGCTTTAGTGCCACCAGTTTCCCTTTCCCCATTCAGCGTGCTATTCGCCTCACCAAAGAAGATCGTGTTGAGATGTTTTCACCTGAACACTTTAACACCAGAAGCCAAGATTTGGAAGAGGCGTACCACGATGCGGGACAATTTTACTGGGGAACACCAGAAGCATGGTTGGAAGGTCAAGTGATTTTTGCACCCCACTCTACCGCCGTTCTTTTGCCTCGCCATTTGGTGCAAGACATCGACACGCCAGAAGACTGGATGAGAGCAGAATTTATGTTTAAGGCACTTGCTCTTTCATGA
- the pseC gene encoding UDP-4-amino-4,6-dideoxy-N-acetyl-beta-L-altrosamine transaminase: MIPYSRQSIDQSDIDAVVETLKGDFLTGGKKVSDFEEALANYLGVKHVCVMNSATSALHVAYQIIGLTEGDEVITTPLTFAATSNTAIQCGATPVFCDIRYDGNIDERKLEALITPQTKAIAPVDFGGNPLPIHTIKALCDKHKLLLIEDASHALGSEINGQKVGTVADITIFSFHAIKPITTFEGGAIATNNTAFYEQAKLLRSHGIVKKELWNSDMVTLGENYRLSDVACALGLSQLKRLDAFIEKRNEIAHYYDERFFNNPFFTTIAIDKTKRSTYHLYPILLDRSLWCSKEEIFKALHVKGFGVQVHYKPVYQFSYYKERFGEQRLETTEDFYKAELSIPCHQGMSMDDAHRVADALLEVLTSIKGCHL, encoded by the coding sequence ATGATTCCTTATAGCAGACAAAGTATTGATCAAAGCGATATAGACGCGGTTGTTGAAACACTAAAAGGTGATTTTCTTACTGGTGGCAAAAAAGTGAGCGACTTTGAAGAAGCACTCGCAAACTACTTGGGCGTCAAACATGTCTGTGTGATGAACTCTGCCACTTCGGCTTTACATGTCGCCTATCAGATCATCGGGCTTACAGAAGGTGATGAAGTCATCACGACACCTCTGACATTTGCCGCAACCTCTAACACGGCCATCCAATGCGGGGCAACCCCTGTATTTTGCGATATTCGTTATGATGGCAATATTGACGAACGCAAACTAGAGGCGTTAATCACCCCTCAAACCAAAGCAATAGCGCCTGTGGATTTTGGCGGAAATCCACTGCCTATTCATACCATTAAAGCGCTGTGTGACAAACACAAACTGTTGCTCATCGAAGATGCGAGCCATGCGCTTGGCAGTGAAATAAACGGGCAAAAAGTGGGCACTGTTGCCGATATCACCATCTTTAGTTTTCATGCCATTAAGCCCATCACCACCTTTGAGGGTGGCGCCATCGCCACGAACAATACCGCCTTTTATGAACAAGCCAAACTGTTACGATCTCACGGCATTGTCAAAAAAGAGCTTTGGAACTCCGACATGGTCACCCTTGGCGAAAACTATCGCCTGAGCGATGTAGCGTGTGCTTTGGGGCTTTCACAATTAAAACGGTTAGATGCCTTTATCGAAAAACGCAACGAGATTGCACACTATTACGATGAACGCTTTTTTAACAATCCCTTTTTTACGACTATTGCGATTGATAAAACCAAGCGAAGCACCTACCATCTCTACCCTATTTTACTTGACCGTTCTCTTTGGTGCTCCAAAGAAGAGATCTTCAAAGCGTTACATGTAAAAGGTTTTGGGGTACAAGTTCACTACAAACCTGTGTACCAATTTAGCTACTACAAAGAGCGTTTTGGCGAACAACGCTTAGAAACAACGGAAGATTTTTACAAAGCTGAACTCTCCATTCCTTGCCATCAAGGCATGAGTATGGACGATGCGCATAGGGTTGCCGATGCACTGCTTGAAGTGCTTACCTCCATCAAAGGATGTCATCTATGA
- the pseB gene encoding UDP-N-acetylglucosamine 4,6-dehydratase (inverting) has translation MFNGKNILITGGTGSFGKKYTEILLNNYKPNKIIIYSRDELKQYEMAQQFTDPAMRFFIGDVRDVERLKSAMYGVHYIIHAAALKHVPIAEYNPMECIKTNINGAANVIDAALACGVQKVIALSTDKAANPINLYGATKLASDKLFVAANNIRGARRTEFAVVRYGNVVGSRGSVVPLFKKLIAEGVKELPITEAEMTRFWITLEQGVNFVLKNFERMKGGEIFIPKIASMKMVDLAKSMAPHLGVKIIGIRPGEKMHEVMVPKDDSHLTLEFHDHFVIQPSILFTQQNDFTCNALGEKGVPVRYGFEYSSETNTQWLDAKGLMEMIEA, from the coding sequence GTGTTTAATGGCAAAAATATTCTTATCACCGGTGGCACAGGCAGTTTTGGCAAAAAATATACTGAAATTCTTTTAAATAATTACAAACCCAATAAAATCATCATCTACTCCAGAGATGAGCTCAAACAGTATGAGATGGCACAACAGTTTACCGATCCAGCGATGCGCTTTTTTATCGGTGATGTCAGAGATGTTGAAAGACTAAAAAGTGCTATGTATGGCGTACATTACATTATTCACGCCGCAGCGCTTAAACATGTCCCCATTGCAGAGTACAACCCGATGGAGTGCATTAAAACGAATATTAATGGTGCAGCAAATGTTATTGATGCTGCTTTAGCATGCGGTGTGCAAAAAGTCATCGCGCTCTCAACCGATAAAGCGGCTAATCCTATCAACCTTTATGGCGCAACCAAGCTTGCCAGCGATAAACTTTTTGTTGCCGCCAATAACATCAGGGGTGCGCGAAGAACTGAGTTCGCCGTTGTACGTTATGGCAATGTTGTAGGAAGTCGTGGCTCTGTCGTTCCTTTGTTTAAAAAACTCATTGCTGAGGGCGTTAAGGAACTACCTATCACCGAAGCGGAGATGACACGCTTTTGGATTACGTTAGAGCAAGGGGTCAACTTTGTCCTTAAAAATTTTGAACGCATGAAAGGGGGAGAGATATTTATCCCTAAAATTGCTTCGATGAAAATGGTTGATTTAGCCAAAAGTATGGCGCCTCATTTGGGTGTGAAAATCATCGGCATTCGCCCTGGTGAAAAGATGCACGAAGTGATGGTTCCAAAAGATGACAGCCACTTAACACTCGAATTTCATGACCACTTTGTCATTCAACCGAGCATTCTTTTTACACAACAAAACGACTTTACATGTAATGCACTTGGAGAGAAAGGCGTACCTGTCAGATACGGTTTTGAGTACAGTTCTGAAACCAACACACAATGGCTTGATGCCAAAGGTTTGATGGAGATGATAGAAGCATGA
- a CDS encoding flagellin: MKVSSSSNTQTLNLITQNKSQTDAMLEKINATKELSGKDGANLVVSDALASQMAALSQGVQNANESIGMYQIADASIQAIQSGTDKLNDLSVRFNSATLGSEQKASLQKEFSSISSSMQDIAAQTTYNGQNLLSSNYGLDVSGLSDLTINDQKGIATFRENLTALSSTISSQMNSASSSITSSLTAMTNLSSANAQISEKPLDQKIAEINSDQIKLSSSVLTQIHQNNMMQQNISALLV, from the coding sequence ATGAAAGTTTCCAGTAGTTCCAATACGCAAACACTCAATTTAATTACGCAAAACAAGTCTCAAACAGATGCTATGTTGGAAAAAATTAATGCTACAAAAGAGCTCAGTGGCAAAGATGGCGCTAACCTAGTTGTTTCAGACGCATTAGCTTCACAAATGGCAGCACTCAGCCAAGGTGTGCAAAACGCCAATGAGAGCATCGGTATGTACCAAATCGCAGATGCTTCGATCCAAGCGATTCAATCAGGAACCGATAAATTAAACGATCTCTCCGTTCGTTTCAATAGTGCCACCCTAGGAAGCGAGCAAAAAGCAAGTCTACAAAAAGAGTTTTCAAGCATCAGTAGCTCAATGCAAGATATTGCGGCTCAAACGACCTATAATGGTCAAAATCTTCTTAGCAGTAATTATGGACTTGATGTTTCAGGACTTAGTGATTTAACGATTAATGATCAAAAAGGCATCGCTACTTTTAGAGAAAACCTCACTGCTCTGTCTTCAACCATTAGTTCTCAGATGAATAGTGCGAGTAGCAGCATAACCAGTTCATTGACCGCAATGACGAATTTAAGCAGTGCCAATGCGCAAATTTCAGAAAAACCACTCGATCAAAAGATCGCAGAAATCAACAGCGATCAGATAAAACTCAGTAGTTCTGTTTTAACTCAAATTCATCAAAATAACATGATGCAACAAAACATTTCGGCACTTTTAGTTTAA
- a CDS encoding class I SAM-dependent methyltransferase, with protein MPRINNKTFYENAIKRYGCTAKGLNWNSKQSQHTRFEVIHELLDAHLPSSTVIDAGCGFGDLYLYLQQKGSLPRKYIGYDMLQEALFVAQKRTKQQFAHKDILNDELEFADFYVASGSMNILNRFETFLFIRRCYEASKKGFVFNLLRGEEKEGHFNYFLPEEIEAHVNDFAYDVEIYEGYMEGDFTVFLKKEDL; from the coding sequence ATGCCACGTATTAACAACAAAACCTTTTATGAAAATGCCATCAAACGCTATGGCTGTACGGCAAAGGGGTTGAACTGGAACTCCAAGCAGTCGCAACATACGCGTTTTGAGGTGATTCATGAGCTTTTGGACGCGCATTTACCATCCAGTACTGTTATCGATGCTGGGTGTGGTTTTGGAGATCTTTATCTCTATTTGCAACAAAAAGGCTCTTTGCCTCGCAAATATATAGGTTATGATATGCTTCAAGAAGCGCTTTTCGTTGCCCAAAAACGCACCAAACAACAGTTTGCGCATAAAGATATTTTAAATGATGAGCTTGAATTTGCAGACTTTTATGTGGCAAGTGGTTCGATGAATATTTTGAATCGTTTTGAGACGTTTTTGTTTATTCGCCGTTGTTATGAAGCTTCAAAAAAAGGGTTTGTTTTTAACTTGCTTAGAGGCGAGGAAAAAGAGGGTCATTTTAATTACTTTTTGCCTGAGGAAATCGAAGCACACGTCAATGATTTTGCGTACGATGTAGAAATTTATGAGGGTTATATGGAAGGTGATTTCACCGTATTTTTGAAGAAGGAAGATTTATGA
- a CDS encoding alpha/beta hydrolase — protein MKKLLLGVVGLYLVAMGYLYFTQNDQLFPAKSIEKQAKVSGENIESLSLHVKEGVDLEGVLRHDEASDAGLIIYFGGNADDATRFVLHVKELQGYDIIAFNYRGYVGSTGKPSEEALFSDALKIYDTYAKGRKVVVIGRSLGTGVATYLASQRVVDGLVLLTPYDSIISIAKLKYPFFPIDLLLKNKFESINYLPLVKAKIAVVEVENDVTIPRYHLERLLEAMPTKPLHVILSNTTHGKILEHPAFTSELQTILGKIIE, from the coding sequence ATGAAAAAACTTTTACTAGGCGTTGTAGGGCTCTATTTGGTAGCGATGGGATATTTGTATTTCACACAAAATGACCAACTCTTTCCTGCTAAATCAATTGAGAAGCAAGCCAAAGTAAGTGGTGAAAATATTGAGTCACTCTCTTTACATGTAAAAGAGGGTGTTGATTTAGAGGGTGTTTTACGCCATGATGAAGCGAGCGATGCTGGGCTTATCATCTACTTTGGTGGAAATGCCGATGATGCGACACGTTTTGTTTTACATGTAAAAGAGCTTCAAGGCTATGATATTATTGCGTTTAATTACCGAGGGTATGTTGGAAGTACGGGGAAACCTAGTGAAGAAGCCCTATTTTCAGATGCTTTGAAAATTTATGACACATACGCTAAAGGTCGAAAAGTCGTTGTGATAGGGCGCAGCTTAGGCACAGGAGTTGCTACGTACCTTGCTTCTCAAAGAGTTGTTGATGGCTTAGTTCTTCTGACTCCTTACGATTCTATTATTTCTATTGCTAAACTCAAATACCCTTTCTTCCCGATCGATCTTTTGCTCAAAAACAAATTTGAAAGTATTAACTATCTGCCTTTAGTGAAAGCAAAAATTGCGGTGGTCGAGGTGGAAAATGATGTTACGATTCCACGTTACCATCTTGAAAGACTTTTAGAAGCAATGCCAACAAAGCCTTTACATGTCATTCTTTCCAACACCACACACGGCAAGATTCTCGAGCACCCAGCCTTTACCAGCGAATTACAAACTATATTAGGAAAAATCATTGAATAA